Genomic segment of Caldisericia bacterium:
TACTTACAACTTCAGATCTTCAGAGCCAGGTTACAGAGTTTGAGACAAAGATTAGGATTGGGGGTGAAAAGGTTAAAAAGACAGTTGGTGGAATTGCAAGGATCGGGTATCTTGTAAAAAAATTTAAAAAATCAAGAAAGAGAGTTCTTTTTATGACATCTGGTGATGATTTTCTTGGTCCATTCTTCAGAGCATTTAAAGGAATTCCAGAAACTCTGTTCTGGGATATGATAGCAGATGCATGGACCCCAGGAAACCATGAATTTGATCAGGGACCAGAAGTTTTTGGAGAGGCATTAAATTATGCAACAATTCCTGTCCTTTGTGCAAATCTTGATGTGAGTGAAGAACCAGCTCTTAATGGAAAGATAAAACCATACACAATATTTGAGGTAAAGGGTTTGAAAGTGGGAGTTTTTGGACTTATTACACCAAATGTCTCAAATATAACAAAACTTGGTGATAAAGTTAAAGTTAATAAAGACCTTGTATCAGTTTCAAAAGAGATGGTTTCTACCCTTAAAAGTGAGGGAGTTGACTTGATAGTTGCACTTACCCATATTGGAATTGATGCAGATAAAGATTTAGCATCAAAGGTAGATGGCATAGATGTAATAGTTGGTGGACATTCCCATACCCTTGTTACAGAACCAGTGGTTGTAAAAACTCCAAACGGTGGTGAAACCATAATAGTTCAGGATGGAGCAAGAGCGGCATATCTTGGAGAACTCCAGCTTGCGATAGATAAAAAGGGTGTATACGCCTATAAGTGGCGTCTTCATCTCTTAGATGAAAGTGTACCAAAGGACCCTGTTCTTGATAAGCTTGTAACATACTTTATTAACCAGATGCCTCCTCCTGCGCCAGTAGGAGAATCCCTTGTAGACCTTGATGCAAGAAAGATCACAGTAAGAAAGAAAGAAGCAGCTATTGGAAATCTTTTCA
This window contains:
- a CDS encoding 5'-nucleotidase C-terminal domain-containing protein, which translates into the protein MKRKNLFKGLIVLAIVFSLSLLPVKLSVNTSIASQSEGPRLVEGYLRYLTILTTSDLQSQVTEFETKIRIGGEKVKKTVGGIARIGYLVKKFKKSRKRVLFMTSGDDFLGPFFRAFKGIPETLFWDMIADAWTPGNHEFDQGPEVFGEALNYATIPVLCANLDVSEEPALNGKIKPYTIFEVKGLKVGVFGLITPNVSNITKLGDKVKVNKDLVSVSKEMVSTLKSEGVDLIVALTHIGIDADKDLASKVDGIDVIVGGHSHTLVTEPVVVKTPNGGETIIVQDGARAAYLGELQLAIDKKGVYAYKWRLHLLDESVPKDPVLDKLVTYFINQMPPPAPVGESLVDLDARKITVRKKEAAIGNLFTDAFRWKFGTDVALTNGGGIRGDKIYPKGEITTKTLQEMHPFGNTIVLVKIKGSVLKQALERGASALIGPNDPRDPKTVVSGAFLQVSGLKFTIDVRKTPQQIDMDTEEIVVPGERVSDVYVNGEPLDMDKEYTVAINSWMAGGGDGYFMFKHLPIDKKYDTSITIPEVLEEYIRAHTPIAPKVEGRITIVGTE